A window from Phalacrocorax aristotelis chromosome 5, bGulAri2.1, whole genome shotgun sequence encodes these proteins:
- the FSHB gene encoding follitropin subunit beta, producing MKTVNCYVLLFCWKAICCNSCQLTNITIAVEREECEFCITVNATWCSGYCFTRDPVYKYPPVSSVQQTCTFKEVVYETVKIPGCGDHPESFYSYPVATECHCETCDTDSTDCTVRGLGPSYCSFSQNGSNQ from the exons ATGAAGACAGTTAATTGTTACGTGCTGTTATTTTGCTGGAAAGCAATTTGTTGCAATAGCTGTCAGCTTACCAATATTACTATAGCAGTGGAAAGAGAAGAATGTGAATTCTGTATTACGGTGAATGCCACGTGGTGCTCAGGATACTGCTTCACAAGG GATCCAGTATATAAATATCCACCAGTATCATCTGTTCAGCAAACATGTACCTTCAAGGAGGTTGTGTATGAAACAGTGAAGATCCCTGGCTGTGGTGACCACCCCGAATCTTTTTATTCGTACCCGGTAGCTACAGAGTGCCATTGTGAGACCTGCGACACTGACAGCACTGACTGCACTGTGAGAGGGCTGGGGCCGTCCTACTGCTCCTTCAGCCAGAATGGAAGTAACCAGTGA